A single Streptomyces sannanensis DNA region contains:
- a CDS encoding glycosyltransferase family 4 protein yields the protein MKIGIVCPYSWDVPGGVQFHIRDLAEHLIRLGHEVSVLAPADDETPLPPYVVSAGRAVPVPYNGSVARLNFGFLSAARVRRWLHDGTFDVIHIHEPASPSLGLLACWAAQGPIVATFHTSNPRSRAMIAAYPILQPALEKISARIAVSEYARRTLVEHLGGDAVVIPNGVDVGFFADAEPKAEWQSEGARSSVEGGGGGRAGGTLGFIGRIDEPRKGLPVLMRAFPKILAAYPDTRLLVAGRGDEEEAVASLPAEMRKRVEFLGMVSDEDKARLLRSVDVYVAPNTGGESFGIILVEAMSAGAPVLASDLDAFAQVLDQGAAGELFANEDADALAAAAVRLLGDPERRAELRERGSAHVRRFDWSTVGADILAVYETVTDGAASVAADERTGLRARLGFPARQ from the coding sequence GTGAAGATCGGCATCGTATGCCCTTATTCGTGGGATGTGCCCGGCGGTGTCCAGTTCCACATCCGTGACCTCGCCGAACATCTGATCCGGCTCGGACACGAGGTGTCCGTGCTGGCCCCGGCCGACGACGAGACGCCGCTGCCGCCGTACGTCGTGTCGGCCGGCAGGGCCGTGCCGGTGCCGTACAACGGTTCGGTGGCGCGGCTGAACTTCGGTTTCCTGTCCGCCGCGCGGGTACGGCGCTGGCTGCACGACGGCACGTTCGACGTGATCCACATCCACGAGCCGGCCTCGCCCTCGCTCGGCCTGCTCGCGTGCTGGGCGGCGCAGGGGCCGATCGTGGCCACCTTCCACACGTCGAACCCGCGGTCCCGGGCCATGATCGCGGCGTATCCGATCCTGCAGCCTGCGCTCGAGAAGATCAGCGCCCGTATCGCGGTGAGCGAGTACGCCCGGCGCACGCTCGTCGAGCATCTCGGCGGTGACGCGGTCGTCATTCCCAACGGCGTCGACGTCGGCTTCTTCGCGGACGCCGAGCCGAAGGCCGAGTGGCAATCGGAAGGGGCGCGAAGCTCGGTTGAAGGTGGTGGCGGGGGACGGGCGGGCGGCACGCTCGGCTTCATCGGCCGTATCGACGAGCCCCGCAAGGGGCTGCCGGTGCTGATGCGGGCCTTCCCGAAGATCCTTGCGGCGTACCCCGACACCCGTCTGCTGGTCGCGGGGCGGGGTGACGAGGAGGAGGCGGTCGCCTCGCTGCCCGCGGAGATGCGCAAGCGGGTCGAGTTCCTCGGCATGGTGAGCGACGAGGACAAGGCGCGGCTGCTGCGCAGTGTCGACGTGTACGTGGCGCCCAATACGGGTGGCGAGAGTTTCGGCATCATCCTCGTCGAGGCGATGTCGGCGGGTGCGCCGGTGCTCGCCAGCGATCTGGACGCGTTCGCGCAGGTCCTTGACCAGGGCGCGGCGGGCGAGCTCTTCGCCAACGAGGACGCGGACGCGCTGGCCGCGGCGGCGGTCAGGCTTCTCGGCGACCCGGAACGCCGGGCGGAGCTGCGGGAGCGGGGCAGCGCGCATGTGCGCCGTTTCGACTGGTCGACGGTGGGCGCGGACATCCTCGCGGTGTACGAGACGGTGACGGACGGCGCGGCGTCGGTGGCCGCGGACGAACGTACGGGCCTGCGTGCCCGCCTGGGCTTCCCGGCGCGGCAGTAA
- a CDS encoding phosphatidylinositol mannoside acyltransferase translates to MSGAKERLTDALYGLGWSTVKKLPEPAAAALGRTIADQVWKRRGRGVLRLESNLARVVPDAGPERLAALSRAGMRSYMRYWMESFRLPAWSADRIRNGFDPKGIDYLTEGLAAGRGVVLALPHMANYDLAGAWVTTKLNVPFTTVAERLKPETLYDRFVAYREGLGMEVLPHVGAGAFGTLARRLRAGGLVCLVADRDLSASGVEVKFFGDTTRMPAGPAMLAQQTGALLLPATLWYDGTPVMRGQIHPPVEVPETGTRAERASVMTQALADVYAAGIADHPEDWHMLQRLWLADLEERQP, encoded by the coding sequence ATGAGCGGTGCGAAGGAGCGGCTGACCGACGCGCTGTACGGGCTGGGCTGGAGCACGGTCAAGAAGCTGCCCGAGCCGGCGGCTGCCGCACTGGGGCGCACCATCGCGGACCAGGTGTGGAAGCGGCGGGGCCGGGGTGTGCTGCGGCTGGAGTCCAACCTTGCCCGGGTGGTGCCCGATGCCGGGCCGGAGCGCCTCGCCGCTCTCTCGCGGGCCGGCATGCGCTCGTACATGCGGTACTGGATGGAGTCCTTCCGGCTGCCGGCCTGGAGCGCGGACCGGATCAGGAACGGCTTCGATCCGAAGGGCATCGACTACCTCACCGAGGGCCTCGCGGCCGGCCGGGGTGTTGTCCTGGCGCTGCCGCACATGGCCAATTACGACCTGGCGGGCGCCTGGGTCACCACCAAGCTGAACGTGCCCTTCACCACGGTCGCCGAGCGGCTGAAGCCGGAGACCCTGTACGACCGGTTCGTCGCGTATCGCGAGGGTCTGGGCATGGAGGTGCTCCCGCATGTCGGTGCCGGCGCCTTCGGCACCCTCGCGCGGCGGCTGCGGGCGGGCGGTCTGGTCTGCCTCGTCGCCGACCGTGATCTGTCCGCGTCCGGTGTCGAGGTGAAGTTCTTCGGCGACACCACGCGGATGCCCGCCGGTCCGGCGATGCTCGCCCAGCAGACCGGGGCGCTGTTGCTGCCGGCGACGCTGTGGTACGACGGCACACCGGTCATGCGGGGGCAGATCCATCCGCCGGTCGAGGTGCCCGAGACAGGTACCCGGGCCGAAAGGGCGTCTGTGATGACGCAGGCGCTGGCGGACGTGTACGCCGCCGGCATCGCCGATCATCCGGAGGACTGGCACATGCTGCAGCGGCTCTGGCTCGCCGACCTCGAGGAGCGGCAGCCGTGA
- the pgsA gene encoding phosphatidylinositol phosphate synthase: MLNKYARAFFTRVLTPFAALLLRLGVSPDAVTLVGTAGVVAGALVFFPRGDFFWGTVVITLFVFSDLVDGNMARQAGISSRWGAFLDSTLDRVADAAIFGGFALWYAGVGDNELLCAVSIFCLASGQVVSYTKARGESIGLPVAVNGLVERAERLVVSLVAAGLAGLHAFGVPGIDILLPIALWIVAVGSLITLGQRVVTVRREAAEADAAASGSAAQGSEAAS, translated from the coding sequence ATGCTGAACAAGTACGCGCGTGCATTCTTCACGCGTGTCCTCACACCGTTTGCCGCTCTGTTGCTCCGTCTGGGGGTGAGCCCGGATGCGGTGACCCTTGTGGGTACCGCTGGAGTGGTGGCGGGTGCGCTGGTCTTCTTTCCCCGGGGTGACTTCTTCTGGGGCACCGTCGTCATCACGCTCTTCGTCTTCTCCGATCTGGTCGACGGCAATATGGCGCGGCAGGCGGGGATCTCCAGTCGCTGGGGTGCCTTCCTGGACTCGACGCTCGACCGGGTCGCGGACGCGGCGATCTTCGGTGGTTTCGCGCTGTGGTACGCGGGCGTGGGCGACAACGAGCTGCTGTGCGCGGTGTCGATCTTCTGTCTGGCGAGCGGCCAGGTGGTGTCGTACACGAAGGCGCGTGGTGAGTCGATCGGGCTTCCGGTGGCGGTCAACGGTCTGGTGGAGCGGGCCGAGCGATTGGTGGTCTCGCTGGTCGCGGCGGGTCTTGCGGGGCTGCATGCGTTCGGTGTGCCCGGTATTGACATCCTGCTTCCCATCGCGCTGTGGATCGTCGCCGTCGGCAGTCTGATCACACTGGGTCAGCGTGTGGTGACCGTTCGCCGTGAGGCGGCGGAGGCCGACGCGGCCGCGTCCGGGTCGGCCGCGCAGGGGAGTGAGGCGGCCTCATGA
- a CDS encoding elongation factor G-like protein EF-G2: MGDKANTNPGAAGSATTADHPSSIRNVVLVGHTGSGKTTLVEALALTAGAVNRAGRVEDGTTVSDYDEIEHRQERSVQLSLVPVEWNGCKINLLDTPGYADFVGELRAGLRAADAALFIVSAAEGAEGITGATRVVWDECEAVGMPRAIVITHLEAARAGFEEMTRVCAETFGGDDPDAVLPLYLPLHGPTGPDGHAPVTGLMGLLTQRVFDYSSGERSESAPNGEQTPLVAEARDRLIEGIIAESEDETLMDRYLGGEDIDLKTLVEDLERAVARGTFHPVLAAAPAAEGARQGIGTVELLELVTGGFPTPLEREAPAVTTPQGRTRPAVSCDPEGPLAAEVIKTSSDPYVGRVSLVRVFSGTLRPDEIVHLSGHGLEDRGHEDHDVDERIGALTSPFGKQQRTLNRCIAGDIACVAKLVRAETGDTISAKDDPLLMAPWDMPDPLLPLAIRAHSKADEDKLSHSLARLVAEDPTMRLEQNPDTHQLVLWCLGEAHKDVALERLRTRYGVQVDVIPHKVSLRETFGDRSAGRGRHVKQSGGHGQYAICEIAVEPLPAGSGIEFVDKVVGGAVPRQFIPSVEKGVRAQAARGVAAGHPLVDVRITLLDGKAHSVDSSDAAFQTAGALALREAASEAKIHLLEPVAEIQVLVSDEYVGAVMSDLSGRRGRVQGTEQAGPGRSLVRAEVPEIEIGRYALDLRSLSHGTGRFSRTYVRHEPMPPQLADKVREEQEKATG; encoded by the coding sequence ATGGGCGACAAGGCGAACACGAACCCCGGGGCCGCCGGCAGTGCAACAACGGCCGACCACCCCTCGTCCATACGGAACGTGGTGCTGGTCGGCCACACGGGATCCGGCAAAACCACACTGGTCGAAGCCCTCGCACTCACCGCCGGTGCCGTGAACCGCGCCGGCCGCGTCGAGGACGGCACCACCGTCTCCGACTACGACGAGATCGAACACCGCCAGGAACGGTCCGTACAACTGTCCCTCGTCCCCGTCGAATGGAACGGCTGCAAGATCAATCTGCTGGACACCCCCGGCTACGCCGACTTCGTCGGCGAACTACGGGCCGGCCTGCGCGCCGCGGACGCCGCCCTCTTCATCGTCTCGGCCGCCGAGGGCGCCGAAGGCATCACCGGCGCCACCCGCGTGGTCTGGGACGAATGCGAAGCGGTCGGAATGCCCCGCGCCATCGTCATCACGCATCTGGAAGCCGCCAGGGCAGGCTTCGAAGAAATGACCCGGGTCTGCGCCGAGACCTTCGGCGGCGACGACCCCGACGCCGTACTCCCCCTGTACCTGCCCCTGCACGGCCCCACCGGACCCGACGGACACGCACCCGTCACCGGACTGATGGGCCTGCTCACCCAGCGGGTCTTCGACTACTCCTCCGGCGAACGCAGCGAATCCGCACCCAACGGCGAACAGACACCACTCGTCGCGGAGGCCCGAGACCGGCTCATCGAGGGAATCATCGCCGAGAGCGAGGACGAAACCCTCATGGACCGCTACCTCGGCGGAGAGGACATCGACCTCAAGACCCTCGTCGAGGACCTCGAGCGCGCCGTCGCCCGCGGCACCTTCCACCCCGTACTCGCCGCCGCACCCGCCGCCGAAGGCGCCCGCCAGGGCATCGGCACCGTGGAACTGCTGGAACTCGTCACCGGCGGCTTCCCCACCCCCCTGGAACGCGAGGCACCGGCCGTCACCACCCCTCAGGGCCGGACCCGCCCCGCCGTCTCCTGCGACCCCGAAGGCCCGCTCGCAGCAGAGGTCATCAAAACCTCCTCCGACCCGTATGTCGGCCGCGTCAGCCTCGTACGAGTCTTCTCCGGCACCCTGCGCCCCGACGAGATCGTGCACCTCTCGGGGCACGGCCTGGAGGACCGCGGCCACGAGGACCACGACGTCGACGAACGCATCGGCGCACTCACCTCCCCCTTCGGCAAACAGCAGCGCACCCTCAACCGCTGCATCGCCGGAGACATCGCCTGCGTGGCCAAACTCGTCCGCGCCGAGACCGGCGACACCATTTCCGCCAAGGACGACCCGCTGCTGATGGCCCCCTGGGACATGCCCGACCCACTGCTGCCCCTCGCCATCCGGGCACACAGCAAGGCCGACGAGGACAAGCTCTCCCACAGCCTCGCTCGGCTCGTCGCCGAGGACCCGACCATGCGGCTCGAACAGAACCCCGACACCCACCAGCTGGTGCTGTGGTGCCTGGGGGAGGCCCACAAGGATGTCGCCCTCGAACGGCTGCGCACCCGCTACGGCGTCCAGGTCGACGTCATCCCGCACAAGGTGTCCCTGCGCGAGACCTTCGGCGACAGGTCCGCCGGCCGCGGCCGGCACGTCAAGCAGTCCGGCGGCCACGGCCAGTACGCCATCTGCGAGATCGCGGTCGAGCCGCTGCCGGCCGGCTCCGGCATCGAATTCGTCGACAAGGTCGTCGGCGGCGCCGTCCCCCGCCAGTTCATCCCGTCCGTCGAGAAAGGCGTCCGAGCCCAGGCCGCACGCGGAGTCGCGGCCGGCCACCCGCTCGTGGACGTACGCATCACCCTGCTCGACGGCAAGGCCCACTCGGTGGACTCCTCCGACGCCGCCTTCCAGACCGCGGGCGCCCTCGCCCTGCGCGAGGCCGCCTCCGAAGCGAAGATCCACCTGCTGGAACCGGTCGCCGAAATCCAGGTACTCGTCTCCGACGAATACGTCGGCGCGGTCATGAGCGACCTCTCTGGCCGCCGCGGCCGTGTCCAGGGCACCGAACAGGCAGGCCCGGGACGCTCACTCGTCCGCGCCGAAGTACCCGAGATCGAAATCGGCCGGTACGCCCTCGACCTGCGCTCCCTCTCCCACGGCACCGGCCGCTTCAGCCGCACCTACGTACGGCACGAACCGATGCCGCCCCAGCTGGCCGACAAGGTCCGCGAGGAACAGGAAAAGGCCACCGGCTGA
- a CDS encoding HIT domain-containing protein, which yields MLHNMTTEPEQQIGVGVQDAFQRLWTPHRMAYIQGENKPTGPEAGDGCPFCFIPAKSDEDGLIVARGKSVYAVLNLYPYNGGHLMIVPFRHVADYTDLDAAETAELADLTKRAMVALRTASGAHGFNIGLNQGAAAGAGIAAHLHQHIVPRWGGDTNFMPVIGHTKVLPQLLADTRAMLAQAWPMD from the coding sequence ATGCTGCACAACATGACGACTGAGCCGGAGCAGCAGATCGGGGTCGGGGTCCAGGACGCGTTCCAGCGGCTGTGGACGCCCCATCGGATGGCGTACATCCAGGGTGAGAACAAGCCGACCGGCCCGGAGGCCGGGGACGGGTGTCCCTTCTGCTTCATCCCCGCAAAGTCCGATGAGGACGGGCTGATCGTCGCACGGGGCAAGAGCGTGTACGCGGTGCTGAATCTGTACCCCTACAACGGCGGGCACCTCATGATCGTCCCGTTCCGGCACGTGGCCGACTACACGGACCTCGACGCTGCCGAGACGGCCGAGCTCGCCGACCTCACCAAGCGCGCCATGGTCGCCCTCCGTACTGCGTCCGGTGCGCACGGTTTCAATATCGGCTTGAACCAGGGCGCGGCCGCAGGCGCCGGTATCGCCGCGCACCTGCACCAGCACATCGTGCCCCGCTGGGGTGGGGACACGAATTTCATGCCTGTCATTGGCCACACCAAAGTCTTGCCGCAACTGCTCGCCGACACCCGCGCCATGCTCGCCCAGGCCTGGCCCATGGACTGA
- the thrS gene encoding threonine--tRNA ligase, protein MSDVRVIIQRDSEREERVVTTGTTAADLFPGERTVIAARVGGELKDLEYVVAEGDEVEPVEISSEDGLNILRHSTAHVMAQAVQEIFPEAKLGIGPPVKDGFYYDFDVAKPFTPEDLKAIEKKMQEIQKRGQKFSRRVVTDEAAREELADEPYKLELIGIKGSASHDDGADVEVGVGELTIYDNLDAKTGELCWRDLCRGPHLPSTRAIPAFKLMRNASAYWRGDEKNKQLQRIYGTAWPSKDELKAYLDFLAEAEKRDHRRLGTELDLFSIPDEIGSGLAVFHPRGGIIRRVMEDYSRRRHEEEGYEFVYSPHATKGALFEKSGHLDWYAEGMYPPMQLDGGTDYYLKPMNCPMHNLIFDARGRSYRELPLRLFEFGTVYRYEKSGVVHGLTRARGFTQDDAHIYCTREQMAEELDKTLTFVLNLLRDYGLNDFYLELSTKDPKKYVGSDEAWEEATEVLRQVAEKQGLPLTPDPGGAAFYGPKISVQARDAIGRTWQMSTVQLDFNLPERFDLEYTAADGSRQRPVMIHRALFGSIERFFAVLLEHYAGAMPPWLAPVQAVGIPIGDAHVEYLREFAAEAKKKGLRVEVDASSDRMQKKIRTHQKLKAPFMIIVGDEDMAAGTVSFRYRDGSQKNGIPRDFALQEIVDAVERRIQV, encoded by the coding sequence GTGTCAGACGTCCGTGTGATCATCCAACGCGATTCCGAGCGGGAAGAGCGCGTGGTGACGACGGGCACTACGGCCGCGGACCTCTTCCCCGGCGAGCGCACCGTCATCGCCGCGCGTGTCGGCGGTGAGCTGAAGGACCTGGAGTACGTCGTCGCCGAGGGCGACGAGGTCGAGCCCGTCGAGATCTCCTCCGAGGACGGCCTCAACATCCTGCGCCACTCCACCGCGCATGTGATGGCCCAGGCCGTGCAGGAGATCTTCCCCGAGGCCAAGCTGGGCATCGGCCCGCCGGTCAAGGACGGCTTCTACTACGACTTCGACGTCGCGAAGCCGTTCACCCCCGAGGATCTCAAGGCCATCGAGAAGAAGATGCAGGAGATCCAGAAGCGCGGGCAGAAGTTCTCCCGCCGTGTGGTGACCGACGAGGCGGCTCGCGAGGAGCTCGCCGACGAGCCGTACAAGCTGGAGCTCATCGGCATCAAGGGCTCCGCGTCGCACGACGACGGCGCGGACGTCGAGGTGGGCGTCGGCGAGCTGACCATCTACGACAACCTGGACGCGAAGACCGGCGAGCTGTGCTGGCGTGACCTGTGTCGAGGCCCGCACCTGCCGTCGACCCGCGCGATCCCGGCGTTCAAGCTCATGCGGAACGCCTCGGCGTACTGGCGCGGTGACGAGAAGAACAAGCAGCTCCAGCGCATCTACGGCACCGCGTGGCCGTCCAAGGACGAGCTGAAGGCGTACCTCGACTTCCTCGCCGAGGCCGAGAAGCGCGACCACCGCCGCCTCGGCACCGAGCTGGACCTGTTCTCCATCCCGGACGAGATCGGCTCCGGCCTCGCGGTCTTCCACCCGCGCGGTGGCATCATCCGCCGGGTCATGGAGGACTACTCGCGTCGGCGTCACGAAGAAGAAGGCTACGAGTTCGTCTACAGCCCGCACGCGACCAAGGGCGCTCTTTTCGAGAAGAGCGGCCACCTGGACTGGTACGCGGAGGGTATGTACCCCCCCATGCAGCTTGACGGTGGTACCGACTACTACCTCAAGCCCATGAACTGCCCGATGCACAACCTGATCTTCGACGCGCGCGGGCGCAGCTACCGCGAGCTGCCTTTGAGGTTGTTCGAGTTCGGGACCGTGTACCGGTACGAGAAGTCGGGCGTCGTGCACGGCCTGACCCGTGCCCGGGGCTTCACCCAGGACGACGCGCACATCTACTGCACCCGCGAGCAGATGGCGGAGGAGCTCGACAAGACGCTCACCTTCGTCCTGAACCTGCTGCGCGACTACGGTCTGAACGACTTCTACCTGGAGCTGTCCACCAAGGACCCGAAGAAGTACGTCGGCAGCGATGAGGCCTGGGAAGAGGCCACCGAGGTGCTGCGCCAGGTGGCCGAGAAGCAGGGCCTCCCGCTGACCCCGGACCCGGGTGGCGCGGCCTTCTACGGCCCGAAGATCTCCGTGCAGGCACGGGACGCGATCGGCCGTACCTGGCAGATGTCGACCGTGCAGTTGGACTTCAACCTCCCCGAACGTTTCGATCTTGAGTACACGGCGGCGGACGGCTCGCGCCAGCGCCCGGTCATGATCCACCGCGCACTGTTCGGTTCGATCGAGCGCTTCTTCGCGGTGCTCCTGGAGCACTACGCCGGCGCCATGCCGCCGTGGCTGGCCCCGGTTCAGGCAGTAGGTATCCCGATCGGTGACGCGCACGTCGAGTACCTGAGGGAGTTCGCTGCCGAGGCGAAGAAGAAGGGCCTGCGGGTCGAGGTGGACGCCTCGTCCGACCGGATGCAGAAGAAAATCCGCACCCACCAGAAGCTGAAGGCGCCGTTCATGATCATCGTCGGTGACGAGGACATGGCTGCAGGCACGGTCTCCTTCCGCTACCGCGACGGCTCGCAGAAGAATGGAATTCCGCGTGACTTCGCACTGCAGGAAATCGTTGATGCTGTGGAGCGTCGCATCCAGGTGTGA
- a CDS encoding DUF4365 domain-containing protein encodes MALAQPEPEGLLPERIAPLRGSLATTACMETLQVGYLHAVVAAAGCSLSQPFPDNGIDWHVSHSAPGHTVDDEVTIKVQLKCTYQIAPHPQGPAFSFTLDNEHLVKLARTPVTVHKILVVMLVPRSRDEWLRAGHDRLALRHCCYWTNLAGHPVTGRRRTTVRIPTSRIFDDRALCDIMTRVGTGGRP; translated from the coding sequence ATGGCGCTCGCGCAGCCCGAACCGGAAGGGCTGCTGCCCGAGCGGATCGCACCACTGCGCGGCTCACTCGCCACCACCGCCTGCATGGAGACCCTCCAGGTCGGCTACCTCCACGCGGTCGTGGCCGCCGCGGGATGCTCGCTCTCGCAGCCCTTTCCCGACAACGGCATCGACTGGCACGTGAGCCACAGCGCTCCCGGCCACACCGTCGACGACGAAGTGACGATCAAAGTGCAGCTCAAATGCACCTACCAGATCGCCCCGCACCCCCAGGGCCCGGCCTTCTCCTTCACGCTCGACAACGAGCACCTGGTGAAGCTCGCCCGTACCCCGGTCACGGTGCACAAGATCCTGGTCGTGATGCTCGTCCCCAGATCCCGGGACGAGTGGCTGCGGGCCGGCCACGACCGGCTCGCCCTCCGGCACTGCTGCTACTGGACCAACCTGGCCGGACACCCCGTGACCGGCCGCCGCAGAACCACCGTGCGGATACCGACCTCACGGATCTTCGACGACCGAGCGCTCTGCGACATCATGACCCGCGTCGGCACGGGAGGGAGGCCCTGA
- a CDS encoding 3'-5' exonuclease translates to MSCWYEGPLAAFDTETTGVDVEHDRIVSAAVIVQDTPGARPRVSRWLVNPGIPVPEAATAVHGLTDEYVQHNGRWPAPVVDELGRALAEQCATGRPLVVMNAPFDLTLLDRELRRHRASSLERYLDGVPMHVLDPWVLDKHLDRYRKGRRTLTDLCAQYGVTLDGAHDAAADALAALEVVRAVGQRFSSRLERLTAAELHSLQTGWHAAQARGLQAWFARSGTPEEVDPSWPVRPKLPAAA, encoded by the coding sequence ATGTCGTGCTGGTACGAGGGTCCCCTGGCCGCTTTTGACACCGAGACCACCGGGGTGGATGTCGAGCACGACCGGATCGTGTCGGCCGCGGTGATCGTGCAGGACACTCCGGGTGCGCGGCCGCGGGTGTCGCGCTGGCTGGTGAATCCGGGGATACCTGTGCCCGAGGCGGCGACCGCCGTGCACGGGCTCACCGATGAGTATGTGCAGCACAACGGGCGTTGGCCGGCGCCGGTGGTGGACGAGCTGGGGAGGGCCCTGGCCGAGCAGTGTGCGACGGGCCGTCCGCTGGTGGTGATGAACGCGCCGTTCGATCTGACGTTGCTGGACCGGGAGTTGAGGCGGCATCGTGCCTCGTCGCTCGAGCGGTATCTGGACGGTGTTCCGATGCATGTGCTGGATCCGTGGGTGCTGGACAAGCATCTGGACCGGTATCGCAAGGGCCGCCGCACGCTGACCGATCTTTGTGCGCAGTACGGCGTGACCCTGGACGGTGCTCATGACGCGGCGGCGGACGCGCTGGCGGCGCTGGAGGTCGTACGGGCGGTGGGGCAGCGGTTCTCGTCGCGTCTGGAGCGGTTGACGGCGGCGGAGCTGCACTCGTTGCAGACAGGCTGGCATGCGGCTCAGGCACGTGGTCTGCAGGCGTGGTTCGCGCGCAGCGGCACGCCGGAGGAGGTGGATCCGTCGTGGCCGGTGCGGCCGAAGCTGCCTGCGGCTGCGTGA
- a CDS encoding SRPBCC family protein — protein MDWCHYRFRTVWDLAAGPDRVYHALAHPEEYSRWWPQIREVTLLDEHTGTARFRSLLPYDLVVTAHARLRDPAVRVLEAEMTGDLDGWVRWTLTARGAGTRVLYEQEVDVRKPLMRRLALPARPVFLANHALMMRSGRRGLAAHLKAARPHDGASPDGVRGSVLEEQRSGDGRAV, from the coding sequence ATGGACTGGTGCCACTACCGCTTCCGCACTGTTTGGGACCTCGCCGCCGGCCCCGACCGGGTCTACCACGCGCTGGCACACCCCGAGGAGTACTCGCGATGGTGGCCGCAGATCCGCGAAGTGACCCTCCTCGACGAACATACCGGCACCGCCCGCTTCCGCTCCCTCCTCCCGTACGACCTGGTCGTCACCGCCCACGCACGGCTCCGCGATCCCGCGGTACGGGTACTGGAAGCGGAGATGACCGGCGACCTCGACGGCTGGGTCCGCTGGACACTCACCGCCCGTGGTGCGGGCACCCGCGTCCTCTACGAACAGGAGGTCGACGTCCGCAAACCACTCATGCGACGCCTCGCCCTCCCCGCGCGCCCCGTGTTCCTCGCCAACCACGCCCTGATGATGCGCAGCGGCCGCCGCGGACTCGCCGCCCACTTGAAAGCAGCGAGGCCGCACGACGGGGCTTCCCCGGACGGAGTCCGGGGAAGCGTCCTTGAGGAGCAGCGGTCGGGCGACGGGAGGGCAGTTTGA